Proteins encoded together in one Telopea speciosissima isolate NSW1024214 ecotype Mountain lineage chromosome 6, Tspe_v1, whole genome shotgun sequence window:
- the LOC122665538 gene encoding uncharacterized mitochondrial protein AtMg00810-like has product MDAAKPMPTPSSTTSLDRGEGTTFDDPTLYRSIVGALQYLTLTRPDIAFSVNRVCQFMHTPTVDYWAAVKRILCYLKDTIELGIQIRPSRSFQLIAYTNADLVGCPYNRLSISGYCIYLGENLISWSSKKQHIVARSSTESEYKGVANAAAELIWLHQLLHDLDIPIQAVQRCG; this is encoded by the coding sequence ATGGATGCAGCAAAGCCAATGCCTACACCAAGTTCAACAACTTCTCTTGATCGTGGTGAAGGAACCACTTTTGATGATCCCACTCTATATAGAAGTATAGTAGGAGCACTACAATACTTGACCTTGACCCGGCCAGATATAGCATTTTCTGTGAATAGGGTATGTCAATTCATGCACACACCAACGGTGGATTACTGGGCTGCAGTAAAGAGAATTCTATGCTACTTGAAGGATACAATTGAATTGGGGATTCAAATTCGACCGTCAAGATCGTTTCAGCTAATTGCCTACACAAATGCAGATTTGGTTGGTTGCCCCTACAATCGGCTGTCAATAAGTGGATATTGTATATATCTTGGTGAAAATTTAATATCTTGGAGTTCCAAGAAGCAACATATAGTTGCACGGTCATCAACAGAATCAGAGTACAAAGGTGTGGCTAATGCCGCGGCAGAATTGATATGGTTACATCAATTGTTGCATGATCTTGATATACCAATCCAAGCAGTACAAAGGTGTGGCTAA